A genomic stretch from Caloenas nicobarica isolate bCalNic1 chromosome 3, bCalNic1.hap1, whole genome shotgun sequence includes:
- the KLHL31 gene encoding kelch-like protein 31, whose product MAPKKKNVKKNKADINEMTIIVEDGPFSKLNGLNGLLDGGNGFSCISSEVSDPLYSPNLLEGLSRMRQENFLCDLTISTKTKSFNVHKVVMASSSEYFHNILKKDPATQRVDLNDVSPLGLATVISYAYTGKLTLSLYTIGSIISTAIYLQIHTLVKMCSDFLIQEINVENCMYVANIAETYGLKTTKEAAHKFIRDNFIEFSETDQFLKLTFDQINELLADDDLQLPSEIVAFQIAIKWLEFDQKRVKFAADLLGNIRFGTISAQDLVSYVQTVPRMMQDADCHKLLVDAMNYHLLPYHQNTLQSRRTRIRGGFRVLVTVGGRPALTEKSLSRDILYRDPENGWKKLSEMPAKSFNQCVTVMDGFLYVAGGEDQNDARNQAKHAVSNFCRYDPRFNTWIHLASMSQRRTHFSLNVFSGLLYAVGGRNSEGSLSSVECYVPATNQWQMKASLEVPRCCHASAVVDGQILVTGGYINNAYSRSVCMYDPSKDSWQDKASLSTPRGWHCAVSLLERVYVMGGSQLGGRAERVDVLPVECYSPYTGQWSYVAPLQTGVSTAGASTLNGKIYLVGGWNEIEKKYKKCIQCYNPDLNEWTEEDELPEATVGVSCCTISMPNTKTRESRASSVSSVPVSI is encoded by the exons ATGGCCCCTAAGAAGAAGAATGTGAAGAAGAACAAAGCAGATATCAATGAAATGACTATAATTGTGGAAGACGGCCCCTTCAGTAAACTAAATGGCTTGAATGGACTCTTAGATGGAGGAAATGGTTTCAGCTGCATCTCATCTGAAGTTTCCGACCCATTATATAGCCCAAATCTCTTGGAAGGTCTAAGCAGGATGAGACAAGAAAATTTTCTTTGTGACTTGACTATCAGTACCAAAACCAAGTCCTTCAACGTTCATAAGGTGGTGATGGCTTCAAGCAGTGAGTACTTTCACAACATCTTAAAGAAAGATCCAGCCACTCAAAGAGTAGACCTCAATGATGTATCCCCATTGGGTCTAGCTACTGTTATCTCCTATGCTTACACTGGGAAACTTACTCTCTCACTTTATACGATAGGTAGCATTATTTCCACAGCAATTTATCTACAGATTCACACCCTTGTAAAGATGTGCTCTGATTTTCTAATCCAAGAAATCAATGTTGAGAATTGTATGTATGTTGCCAATATTGCAGAAACATATGGACTAAAAACAACCAAGGAAGCGGCACACAAGTTTATTAGAGACAACTTCATTGAATTTTCAGAAACTGATCAGTTCTTAAAGCTTACTTTTGATCAGATTAATGAACTTCTTGCAGATGATGACTTGCAGCTGCCTTCTGAAATTGTTGCATTCCAGATCGCAATAAAATGGCTGGAATTTGACCAAAAAAGAGTAAAGTTCGCTGCCGATCTCTTAGGTAACATCCGTTTTGGTACCATCTCAGCCCAAGACCTTGTCAGTTATGTTCAAACTGTGCCAAGAATGATGCAAGATGCGGACTGCCACAAGCTGCTAGTGGATGCCATGAACTACCATTTGCTTCCCTACCACCAGAACACACTGCAGTCCAGAAGAACAAGGATCCGTGGAGGTTTCAGAGTCTTAGTTACTGTTGGGGGACGCCCTGCTCTAACAGAAAAGTCTCTTAGCAGAGACATCTTATACAGAGATCCTGAAAACGGGTGGAAGAAGCTAAGTGAAATGCCTGCTAAAAGTTTTAATCAGTGTGTGACGGTGATGGATGGATTTCTTTATGTGGCTGGTGGAGAAGACCAGAATGATGCCAGGAACCAAGCCAAGCATGCAGTCAGCAATTTCTGCAG aTACGATCCTCGTTTCAACACCTGGATTCACCTGGCAAGCATGAGTCAGCGGCGCACCCACTTCAGCCTGAACGTGTTCAGTGGCCTCCTTTATGCAGTGGGTGGTCGCAACTCGGAGGGGAGCCTCTCCTCGGTCGAATGCTATGTGCCTGCAACGAATCAGTGGCAGATGAAGGCGTCCCTGGAGGTGCCCAGGTGCTGCCACGCCAGCGCAGTGGTGGATGGTCAGATCCTGGTCACGGGAGGTTACATTAACAACGCTTACTCTCGCTCGGTGTGCATGTATGATCCCAGCAAAGATAGCTGGCAGGATAAGGCCAGCCTCAGCACCCCAAGGGGGTGGCACTGCGCGGTGTCCCTTCTGGAAAGGGTCTATGTCATGGGGGGGTCTCAGCTGGGGGGAAGAGCCGAAAGGGTCGACGTTCTCCCTGTAGAGTGTTACAGTCCTTACACGGGGCAATGGAGTTATGTGGCGCCGCTTCAGACGGGAGTTAGTACGGCTGGTGCCTCCACCCTTAATGGGAAAATTTACTTAGTGGGTGGCTGgaatgaaatagagaaaaaatataagaaGTGCATTCAGTGCTACAACCCGGATCTCAATGAATGGACAGAGGAGGACGAGCTGCCTGAGGCCACTGTGGGCGTATCGTGCTGTACGATATCCATGCCCAACACCAAGACAAGAGAGTCCAGGGCCAGCTCAGTCTCTTCTGTCCCAGTCAGTATCTAG